The genomic region CTTTCTGCTCATCCTGCACCAGAGCTGGTCTCCTGCAGTGTTCCTCAGAACTGAACAAGCCTCTTCCTCCCATCTTGCTTGCCTTCCAAAGAAACTCCTCACTATTGATTTTGCTCTTCTTCCTCAGTAAAGTTCCAGAgctctcctttctttccatGTCCCTTTAGCTTCCTGTGTAATTTCTTTGCCTCACACAGACCCTCAGGTTATCTTTCTGCTCTACACAGAAGCACAGTTACAGCTCCCTGTGGTTTTTACTTCTCTGTCAGTCTTGTGCTCCCAGCTTTCAACCCTTTGTACCCACGTGTTGCTACCAGGAAATTCCTCTTGCTCCACAACTCCTCTTCTGTACGCACTTCCACAAGGACTTCCCTTCCTGGGAGCATACTGTATGTACTTGTACAATTGGATTCACTCTGAGCCAGATGGAAACATCCCTCATTCATGTCAGTAAGATCTCAAGGAGATTTGGGCCTTCCCCAGTGAGAGACTTTGGGTACATAGCCATGTTGGTTACATGCACATATATCCTTTGTTGTTCCATTCCCATATATCTGCTAAATTCTAAATTCATCTTCTCACAAAAGCATTTTACATTTCACTGGGCTGATTCCTTTACTGGAGTGCATTGTGTAAGGGTACTCCAGTATGCCTCAAGCTCTTTGCTTGCCTCAGTTTTCCAAGTGGTTTTGTCAGAACAGTTTTCTTCTACAGAGCTGGCAAGTAAAGAACCAAATCCCTTGCTGCTTCTAACAAAGAATACAGATTGACATACATATGCTGGTTTATGTAGAAGACTTGTCTGTCTTACAGAAGTGTTTGTGGGATGTGGGGGCAGTAGATGtcaaagcagagggaaaaactTATTTGATGCTTCCCTAAGGAATTCTCAGTCAAATGGCTGAGGAGAAAGGAGATTGAAGAGGTTGGGGGATACTCATTTCCTTGTGTGCCTTTGAAAGTGCAAAAGATCATAAATAAAATTGAACTGCAATGTTGTAGTTGCAGGGACTCTTCATGGCAAGATTAGCTGTAAAAATTATCTAATTCTGAAATTACTCCTCATATATATTCCTGAAAGTGGGCAAAATTCTCTTGAATTTCAGGCCTAATACAAATTCTAAGAAAGGATTTAGCAGGTTGGAATTGTGTGGCTGAACTCAGAAACTGGTGTGTGCATTTGCAACAGGAAATGAAAACTCTGTGGGGATGAATGGACTAAATATAAGAGGAAGAATTAGGTTGGTCAGTTGATTTGTTACCACTGAGCTTCATTTCTTATTCCATAGTAGGGGATGTGTTTGATTTCTTTCCAGCACAGCCGATGAGTTAGAATTGAATTGTGTTTCCCATGAAGTTGACTAACATTTATGTCTGTCAGTGCTCTTGGTCACTCACAGGCATTTGGAAAGTGACATGCTTGGTTGCGTGGTATCGACTGCCTTCAACTAATGTCACTTCATTTATTACTCACTGCAGATAACTTCTGATTCAGTTGTCAGTATCATGACCCCTTCTCCTCTCTCCGTTATTTTCTTTCACAAAGAGAAAATTGTGCCATTTTTTAGAAGTGCTATTAGTTCTGTAGTGTGTTCTCCTGTGCATCAGAGCACTGTGCATCCTCAGGGGTCAAATGCAGCTCACAGTCAAGCTTTCTCCTCTGTACATGTTTGTAGAGGGTGAACTGCACCATTGGTATCTGCACATCCTCCAGAAGCTTAAAGGCAGCAGGATCAATCCTatgttgctttttttccctacttGTTTTTCCCATGAGTATAATATTGGCTTTATGGAGGTGATCAGAAAATTCAACTGAAAGTTTCCAAGTTCCATTCTGAGGAAAAAAGAGTCCTACAGCTTTGGCTAagtttttcagattctgtgcccTAAAATTATGGACTTCTGAACAAAAGGATTAAGATCTTGGGTATTCATTCGGTACTTCTGAGAGCAGGAAATGGAGGAATGGTGCAATCATGATATCCTGGTCTGACCATTTTGGTATTAAGAAGATCATTTATGGAAGCTGCTTTTGCACACTATTGATAAGGATGTTGCTTCTGGTGCAAGAGTGTAGAGCAGGTCATGTACCCAGAACAGAAGTAAATCATAAGACATCCCAAAAATATCACGTCCTATATGGGCTGTAACAGACAGACTGAAACATATGTAGAAGGACATGCTTCTTCACTGCAGATTTACTGAGATGGGATATAAGCAGTTTCCCTGcataggaaaacaaaaaatttttCTGAGAACATTTTTCTTAGAAAGGCCAACTCTGTTTGTACAGGAAACCCAAATCATCTTTTTACAGAGAATAATAAAAAGTACTCTTGTTTCTAGTTTAGTGATACattaaaaaacctgaaaagtaACAAAATACTTCTTTTTCCTTAGTGGATCACTTCTAGTTTTCATATAGTTAGCTATATTGCTTCTGCATACCCAGAAATGTGTGATTTCTTGTCCTAAGCCCTAAATAAAATCAAGACCCCTGTGTTTGGATATATATATGGTAAAGATGTATTGGTAAAGAACACTTGCTTATCTTTCTGTGTGCTTCCCAGCAGTAGGGTTGCCAGTGTGTAACAAATGTTCCTGATGTGAAAAATCACATAAGAGAAATTTTTCTCACAAAATTTATGCGAGTGCCCAAGTTACTCTTAGTCATCATCGTAATCTCTAGGCTGTCTTCCTTAAAAGCATGGATGTTCctaggtgttttttttttccttttctgtggtCCAGAAATGCCTCAGGATAAAGCATAATGATTACGTGAGCATGTATAATGAGAATGTTCCTATTTTGAGACCTTTGGTAAGAGGAGACAAAGACATGaggatgcagctgcagcagaagtggATGTGAAAGCGTGGCAACTGCATAGCAAGAAGACGTGGTTTTCATCTCAGTTGCACAGAGGGAAGCACTTCATTCAATATGTTTTCTGTTCTCCTTACTTAGAAAGTGAACCTACAGGCTTCTGGGGTAGAGGTACACAGAGAACACTCATTACAAGTAAATAAAGACAAACTAAACACCACTTGAAGGACTAAAGTTTTTTCTGAATATATTAAGATGCTGAAATGCATCTCACAGTGAGAGACCCACAAGACACAGAATCAGTCAGTCTGGTTCTGAAAGTACTACTTGGCTATTGaatttttcatctgttttgTGAGAGGATTTCATGctttccagttttttttttctgctaaagGGCAGTCACAACAAACAGTGTTTGGGAAATGTAGCTTTCTCTGATAGCACAGGCAGAGACTATTCATAAGTTTTTGACAAAAGTGCCTGAACAGCAAGGAGTAATGTGTTTGGTCTTTCAGGCTCCTGCATGGAGTGGAGTTGCCACAGTGCCAATGCTGGGAACCTTTTGATATTTATTGAGGAATAGTTTGTCCTTCCAAGCAGAACAAATCTGGTGTTTTGTGTGTGTTAGACAGTAGAAAGATCAGAAGCAAAATTAGGTTTCACAAATACTTAAGGTGGTGATTTATCTATTTTCTAACAGATAAGAGTGAGGAACACTGACATTAAATGTTGACTGTGGCACCTGCTCACAACTGAGCACCCTGAAGCATTATTTCCCTCAACACAAATTGTTTCAGGAGAattatttgttcttttcctgTCATTTATTTAAAGACATTCTCACCAGATTCTGAATCATTTCCCCGCAAAGGGATGGCTATGCTGTCAGCAAAAGAAGACTCAAAGACTAACAAACTAGCTGTCTTTTAGAGAAAATGCCACTGGTAGTTTACTTGCCATTGTTTTGTCTGGGGACATTTACCTGAATATCTGATAGATCATTAATTGGGTTTTGCTTTTGGCTGTAGTCAGTTTTCACAAGCAGAGCATTTCCTTCCCCCATGCACACCTGGGTAGTCTGTTGTGCATTCTGGGTGATCCTGCAGGCATTTCAGAGGCACATATGAGAGGATTAATACTCTCAAAACCTCCTTAACACTGTCTTGGCCCAACAATGACCTGCAAAGTTAGTCCTGGTGATGGAGTGCTAGCTGGGATGCCAGCCATAGCCTTCAGTCTCCTAACTGGTTTCTGGGACGTGCACCTGCCTTCCTACTATTGACCCTCTGCAGAcagcctccatccctgcccagttTCCTTATACTTTTGGGTAGACTGGGCTTTTGTTACAGCAAAAAGGGAACTGGCACAATACAGAACTTAGTGATTTGGAAATCTGGCACTGTTCTTTTGGAACTGTGCTCCATTAGTCTGGTGAGCAGTCACACAGGAGAAAAATGACAACAGTAATTTGGAAACTTGGAGAAGCAACTGCACACAGGCATTGGCAACATGGCAACATTATCTTTGTCTCGGATGAGGCTGGAGCAAAATGGGTTCAGTGAAGCAGAAGAagatgctggcagcaggaggaggaggaatggaTTTGAGAAAAATAGATGCTGTGCACACTGTAATTGTTGTTTACTCTTTGAAGAGGCATGAATAATACTGTGCTTAACAGATGCAAGGAGATGCCAGAAAGGTAGATATTTTCCAATGAATGTCTTAAAAAATGTAAAGGTAGAAACAGATGAAGAGCAGAGAAATTCTGTATACTTACTTGGATGTAGGCCTTAGAAAACACTGATAAAAGAgagcctcagaaatgaaattaaagaaatCCCTTAGAACATTAATGAACAAAATGGCATTTCTCTCAAGTATAGCTGCAAACTACTTTGAATAATGTCTGTCATATGTTGGGAGTTGAGCTTAAGTTTTTGGTTATACGGACCTATAAATGGACTTACATTTTGTAATGTCAATTCTAAGCCTCTTGGGGTCCCTCATCTTTCAAACGTATTTCGAGAACATGCTGTGCTAGTGCAGTGTAGatagaaaaaaacaaaggtAAAAACCCTTAATGGTAAATGTTATGTATATAAAGGATGTATTTTTAGATAACTAAATTTTAATTATGGCCACCAGATGGATGGATAATGATCAGCTGATTTTCTGTCTGACAGATGTTCTAGATTTGTCCAGATTTGCATACTTTTTTATTCAAGTGCATAAATCAAAATTCACTTATGTGGGGGCACGTCAGACTGTGTCCTTCATAATTTTCCTGGGTTGTCTAGTATTATGCACTGAAGGGAGATTACATCAGAGGGGAAAGATATGTGCTGGAGAGGAAAGCGAGGGCTTTGAAAAAAGTGCAGAAGTGCAAACTGTACTGCAGACTGTACTGAAGAAGAGAGTAGCTTCATATGGCATGAGTTGTAGACCAGattttctgaatttaaaaagtaataatttaGGGGCCAAAACATCCATGCAAGAGTGAAAAGTGGGGAGATGAAAAGTCCCAATGCAGAGAAAGTGTGTTTTGATGTTAATGTCATCCTGTAGGTCTTACTGAACAGCAGCCTACTCACAACAGTACTTTTGGCTCCACCATATTAATGAAATGAAATTCATTATGAAATGAAATGGGTAGGAAATGCAAGCATGCTGGTATTTTGGCGTTGAGAGTAATTTTGACAATTTTACTAAACAAAAGGAGACCCCAAACATTTTCTGTTCTGAAGTGTAATTTACAGTCTCTTTACTTTCTGTGGTGAGCATATGAGGAAAAGGATTTAGGACACCTAGAGTTTAATAAATATGAATATCCCCAAAAGCCATGAGACTGCGTATATAATCATGGATTCGTTCTCCTTCTTTTCATATTTTGTGCCAAGTGCTGATCTCACACTCTGATAGTATAATGCTAAATCTAACTGAGAATGTCAAGGTATGTTTGACCATTGGACTGGAtcatcttaaaggtctcttccaaccttgatgaCTCCATGATTTTTACTTGCTTTCTGAAAAATGTCATTCTTGAATGCCCATGTATAGTTTCTACATTTTGCCACTGATGGAAAAGTTTCATTTGGATTTTACCTGTttttctgcagagcaggaacCTTCTGCTAAATTTCCAGGTGAGACCTTGCCCTTACTGCCCTTGGTTAAAGCAAGCAGTTTATTTGCATGTTCAGGTCGCCTCTCAGACTTAGCAGTCCTACTTGTGCCTTTATTTCTTGTCAAGAAGGATTCATTGCTTCTATTACAAGTTACTTAGagatataaagaaaattaagaacATTTCTTCTTGGTTTTGGATTGATGAAAGACACTTTgatggagaaaagaaaatatttgtggtAGAAATGGCAGGTTAGTATCAGTAATCTAAGTTCTGCCTTTCCTTCCTGCACATCAGAGCAAGTAATGTTTGATATCTATTTGTATAATTTTTTCTATCTGTGAAATGAAAGCAATGATATTTTCCAAGCATGGCAGAATTTTAAAAGGGGGACTGTGATGCTCTGCTTCTTTTATGATCAACACTAACATGATTGACACTTTCCATATCCAGTTCTTAGTCTAAATACAGCCAGTTGTCAACCAAAAGCTGACAGCCTTCAGTCAGATTGGTCTCCAGTACCATCTGTATCCCTTCCCACACAAAATGTTGACCATATTTACACAGAGACAACATTCCTGCTCCCACATTGCAAACAAAATTTCATTCATATAGAACAAGTAACTATTGTTTTGAATTGAGTAATGGATACCTAATTATTATAAATTGGTCTGTTAATTATCACATTATTGTGTAAATTGATTGCATTATACCCTTTTGGGACTGCTAAGGGCAGTTTTCACACTCTTTGTGCCACTTGCAGCCAAGTATCCATCTGGTCTAGGTGTTCACACTTCATCAGTTGATAGTGACCATGCAAACATCTCTGAGCCTGATTGAAAGCCCATTGCAATCCTCAGTTTTCCCATTCTGCTCAATGGGCTTTGAGACAGGGATTGCAGGAGCAGAATACAGTTGGTTTCATTATTTCCAGGATTCAGTTATTTATTAGATAGAAGTCACATGCTCAAGTGAAGGTTAAACCAGGCTAAcaagcagcagaggaaaacaaGTGGTTTGATATGTGAAGGATAAAGAAATTCTACAAAGAGTTTCATTTTGTGCTTTGAGAGGTCATTTTATGTAGTTTGCGTCTTTGTGAAATGAGTTTGTTCTAACAAGATTCTAAATAAGAATCTGAACAAGATTCACAATAAGGAAAGCATGCTTTACTTCACACAGACTGTATGACAACAGAGTTTTAGTTTCTTCCAGGTGGTTGTATGGCAAAACGCTTTAAAGAAGGGAATAGGTCACAGTAAAAGGACGTGGAGATGGCTGGCAGAAACAGCTGTTGCTGACCCTATTCACACTTTTCTTGTTGGTGCAGAGTTGTTTATTGTGCTAGTCTGATGTGCAAATGGCACGGTAAGGACATGCACAGACACTCTTGTATCCTCTCCAGGGGAAGAAATAAAACTTAAACACTCAGTATTGAAATGTATTGTTTTTAATAACAAAAGAACCATTGGGCAAAGCCTCTGGCTATTGACCATTGAGCAGGTGATTAGCATCCATCAGGCTACAGCTGTTTTCTCCTTCTGTTTGTTACATATGCAGATGTTGCTATGAGGAAAGGAGTCAGCAATGACTGATGTAGAGCCTGTGGTCACAGATTTTGCCTCATCAGGACGGTCAGGCCGCCGAAACGCCTTACCAGATATCCTGGGCtctcctgctggtgctgggacTTCAGACCTGCCACACAAACTGGCTGAGCTCTCTGTTTCAGAAGGTAATGGCTGGGCATTCAGAAAAGGACATTTATATGAAGTcatcctttgcttttttttaagaCTTCCACCACCGTGCAGTTTTGATACCATTACTACTATTCCTTTCATCATTTAGAATTAAATTCAGCCTTCCAAAGCAGTTATCACCTGTGCCTCCAGATGAGACAAGTTAATATTAACCCATATCCATCCACAGATCCAGTGTTAGCAGCTTTAGGGAAACAGCTCAATGCTGGGAACTGAATTCCAGTTCCCTTAAGGGTGAGAAAACACAGTTGTGTGTCCGGGCAACTTGGAAAACACATGACTCCAGCTATAAATTCCAGTGTACTACTGCACTGAGATTACTTTGCATaagacagcagagctgtgctgttgGTACAACGACAGCTCTCAGAATATACAGGCATATACATTAAGAGTAGTGTTTATAGTATTTTACTCCTGCTTAGTAGGCTTTCAACTTTGCTATCTGAGACCAGTGTCCTGTTTTGCCATGTCCTCTAATTTGATAAGGTGCTCTGTTGATATAGCACAGGTCTAAATCAACACCAGCTTTGTGAATTCTTTTTACTTTCAGAGTAACTTCGGATGAATTTTTagaaaaattctgatttctAATGcctaagaaacaaaaaatatggACTGGCCCTAAGCATGATCTGtccctattttttttaatctgaatcagaatttttttcagaaaacctTTTCTTCTCATGCCCATCACTGTTGCTGTTGTGGTGCCACCACAACAGATGGTCCCATATCCAGGAGCAGTGATGGTGTGAGAGCAGCAAAGGGGAAAGCAAGCCTGTGCTAAGGTGCAAACAGTCCATGAATCTGAACTGAAGTAGATTATTAAAGAGATTCCTAGTCTCCAGGGTTGCATATCCTCCTTTTACAATGCCCAGAGAAATTACAGGATGCTAGGTGGACAGCCTCCTAAAGCACTGTAAAGGCCAGGAAGAAGGATTTATTTGATCTCAAGTTGTTATTTTGATGATTTAATTTATAGTCATGTGTTGGGGGTTCTGTAGTCTAAACCCCACATGGGCCTATCTACTGCTGAGCATGGAGAAAGAACATTTCTTGGAGGAGTGAGAAGGGTGGAATGACCATATCCTGACTTGAACCAGAAGAAGTGAGGAAAATAAGAATCTAAATGGATTCTGGAAGAAGGTACTATTTTGTCTTGAGG from Agelaius phoeniceus isolate bAgePho1 chromosome 3, bAgePho1.hap1, whole genome shotgun sequence harbors:
- the PKIB gene encoding cAMP-dependent protein kinase inhibitor beta, which codes for MTDVEPVVTDFASSGRSGRRNALPDILGSPAGAGTSDLPHKLAELSVSEDAGAEGGEVSSSKALLESQEAEGKRNDS